One genomic region from Rosa rugosa chromosome 1, drRosRugo1.1, whole genome shotgun sequence encodes:
- the LOC133724362 gene encoding uncharacterized protein LOC133724362 — protein MSCARYTFMGCSSLKTKKMKKGVAALLLFLACAALCLAASDATAAEPPKLSGHAKVHKCIAAFHTARGTCLKEIYASYWNHKLNIGEDCCKAIKEADDDCAETIFSHFKNPTYVLLLKEHCSKK, from the exons ATGAGTTGTGCACGCTATACATTTATGGGGTGTTCCTCTTTG aaaacaaaaaaaatgaagaaaggagTTGCTGCGCTGCTACTCTTCCTTGCTTGTGCAGCCCTATGCTTGGCTGCTTCTGATGCTACTGCTGCAGAGCCTCCGAAGCTATCTGGGCACGCTAAGGTGCACAAGTGCATTGCTGCTTTCCACACTGCAAGGGGGACTTGTCTGAAGGAGATCTATGCATCTTATTGGAATCACAAACTCAATATTGGAGAAGATTGCTGCAAGGCCATTAAGGAAGCAGATGATGATTGTGCCGAGACCATTTTCAGTCACTTCAAGAACCCTACTTATGTTCTTTTGTTGAAGGAGCATTGCTCAAAGAAATAA
- the LOC133726959 gene encoding protein RAE1-like, which translates to MSSFMPAANQNTNPNKSFEVAEPPNDSISSLSFSPKANHLVATSWDNQVRCWEIQHSGQNLASTPKGMISHDHPALCSTWKDDGATVFSGGCDKQAKMWSLATNQTMTVAVHDAPIKDMAWIPELNLLVTGSLDKTVKYWDTRQQSPAHTQQLPERCYALSVKQSLMVVGTADRNIIIFHLQQPQNELKRIVSPLKFQTRCVAAFPDQQGFLVGSIEGRVGVHHLDEQQLSKNFTFKCHREGNEIYSVNSLNFHPVHHTFATAGSDGSFNFWDKDSKQRLKAMQRCSQPIPCSTFNHDGSIYAYAVCYDWSKGAENHNPAAAKNHIFLHLPQESEVKAKPRVSTGRK; encoded by the exons ATGTCGAGTTTCATGCCGGCCGCCAATCAGAACACGAATCCCAACAAGTCCTtcgag GTCGCCGAACCTCCAAACGACTCCATTTCGAGcctcagcttcagccccaaAGCCAATCACCTCGTCGCCACCTCCTGGGACAACCAG GTTCGATGCTGGGAGATACAACACAGTGGACAAAATCTTGCTAGTACCCCCAAGGGAATGATTTCACACGACCATCCG GCTTTGTGCTCAACTTGGAAGGATGATGGGGCGACTGTCTTCTCTGGAGGATGTGACAAGCAAGCTAAGATGTGGTCCTTGGCTACTAACCAAACAATGACTGTTGCTGTGCATGATGCCCCCATTAAAGACATGGCTTGGATCCCCGAGTTGAACCTCTTAGTCACTGGAAGTTTGGACAAGACTGTAAA GTATTGGGATACGAGGCAGCAGAGCCCAGCGCACACCCAACAGCTCCCTGAACGCTGCTATGCACTATCAGTAAAACAGTCTCTAATGGTTGTTGGGACGGCGGATagaaatattattatttttcacttGCAGCAACCCCAG AATGAGTTGAAGAGAATTGTTTCACCCCTAAAGTTTCAGACAAGGTGTGTTGCTGCATTCCCTGATCAGCAAGGATTCTTG GTTGGATCTATTGAGGGGAGGGTTGGTGTGCATCATCTGGATGAGCAACAATTATCTAAAAACTTTACCTTCAAATGCCACAGGGAGGGCAATGAGATATACTCTGTCAACTCTCTGAACTTCCATCCT GTCCACCACACGTTTGCTACCGCTGGCTCTGAtggttcttttaatttttgggACAAGGACAGCAAACAAAGACTCAAG GCAATGCAAAGGTGCAGTCAGCCTATACCTTGCAGTACCTTTAACCACGATGGCTCCATATATGCATATGCG GTTTGCTACGATTGGAGCAAGGGTGCAGAAAATCATAATCCTGCGGCAGCAAAGAACCACATTTTCCTCCATTTGCCACAG GAATCTGAGGTAAAAGCCAAGCCGCGAGTTTCAACTGGAAGAAAGTGA
- the LOC133724363 gene encoding uncharacterized protein LOC133724363 → MSSVFSEQILADKLSKLNSTQQCIETLSHWCIFHRSKAELVVTTWEKQFHNAQMVQKVPLLYLANDILQNSKRKGNEFVTEFWKVLPRALKVINDEGDDHGKNVVSRLVGIWEERRVFGSRTRSLKELMLGQEVPPPLEFSGKKRSRSVRIMKRDSRSIRTKLSIGGAAEKIVSAFHLVIGENPNEDAEMSKCKSAVHQVRKLEKDVDSACTTAKDPKRKSLAKELEEEENVLKQCFEKLKSVEASRVALVSQLREALHEQESELENVRTHMQVAQAQAEEASNMRKRLNDEDYIFNPSSADANSKGGQTPKKSAAAIAALVADKLAASSSSQLIMTSVLSTFAAEEAKNAGLTKPSTSSNSYPSTPKSSGTDSMSKPERSMPVSDPNVFMSTQPPAAPPNHSYQSAMVPQQQNHVPTSQAQFHMLQNPSSQQYLQPSGGVMSQYVYGNIPPLPLGPPPPPPHMVSPMVPMSQQPMQMNQQPSPITQQQQIPLIQQPPSFRPLQPPGMVYYSLPHHSQ, encoded by the exons ATGAGTAGTGTTTTCAGTGAGCAGATACTTGCAGATAAGCTCTCCAAGCTCAACAGCACCCAGCAGTGTATCGAAA CTTTGTCACACTGGTGTATATTTCATCGGAGCAAAGCTGAATTGGTGGTTACAACATGGGAGAAACAGTTCCATAATGCACAAATGGTTCAAAAAGTCCCTCTCTTGTATCTTGCCAATGACATCCTACAGAACAGCAAGCGTAAAGGAAATGAATTTGTTACCGAGTTTTGGAAGGTTCTTCCAAGAGCTCTTAAAGTTATTAATGATGAAGGCGATGACCATGGAAAGAATGTTGTCTCTAGATTG GTTGGTATATGGGAAGAGAGGAGAGTATTTGGGTCTCGCACGCGGAGCCTCAAAGAACTAATGCTTGGGCAAGAAGTGCCTCCACCCTTGGAGTTCAGTGGCAAAAAGCGCTCACGTTCAGTCAGAATTATGAAAAGAGATTCACGCTCTATCAGAACG AAACTTTCCATTGGAGGTGCAGCTGAGAAGATTGTATCGGCATTTCACTTGGTGATCGGTGAAAATCCAAATGAAGATGCCGAGATGAGTAAATGCAAGTCTGCAGTTCACCAAGTAAGGAAGTTGGAAAAAGATGTTGACAGTGCCTGTACTACTG CAAAGGATCCAAAACGGAAAAGTTTAGCAAAAGAACTCGAGGAGGAAGAAAATGTGTTGAAGCAGTGTTTTGAGAAACTTAAATCAGTTGAAGCGAGTAGAGTAGCACTAGTATCTCAATTAAGAGAAGCTTTGCATGAACAG GAATCCGAACTGGAGAATGTTCGAACTCATATGCAG GTGGCACAAGCACAGGCAGAAGAAGCCAGCAACATGCGGAAACGGCTAAATGATGAAGATTATATATTTAATCCATCAAGTGCTGATGCAAATTCCAAGGGAGGACAAACACCAAAGAAGTCTGCTGCAGCCATTGCAGCTTTGGTTGCAGACAAGCTTGCTGCTTCTAGTTCCTCTCAACTAATTATGACTTCTGTTCTTTCTACTTTTGCTGCTGAAGAGGCGAAGAATGCTGGCCTGACCAAGCCCTCTACCTCTTCCAATTCATACCCATCCACGCCAAAGAGTTCGGGCACTGATTCAATGTCTAAACCCGAAAGGTCCATGCCAGTTTCAGATCCCAATGTTTTTATGTCAACACAGCCGCCCGCTGCGCCTCCAAACCACTCTTACCAATCAGCAATGGTTCCACAACAGCAGAATCATGTCCCAACCTCACAAGCTCAATTTCATATGCTTCAAAACCCATCCTCACAACAATATTTACAGCCATCAGGAGGTgtcatgagccaatatgttTACGGGAACATTCCACCTTTGCCTCTAggaccaccaccacccccaccGCATATGGTAAGTCCAATGGTGCCAATGTCTCAGCAGCCCATGCAAATGAACCAGCAGCCCTCACCAATTACCCAGCAGCAACAAATACCCTTAATTCAACAACCTCCTAGTTTCCGGCCACTTCAGCCACCCGGAATGGTGTATTATAGCCTTCCTCATCATTCTCAGTGA
- the LOC133724364 gene encoding short-chain dehydrogenase ptmH-like has product MEFYGQQVVLITGCSQGGIGHALARAFADEGCLVVATARSLSSMADLEDDPRFFLQELDVVSEESVNEVVSTVVEKYGRIDVVVNNAGVQCVGPLAEVPLSALHHTFDTNVYGPMRLIQAVIPHMASRRKGKIVNVGSVSALSPGPWSGAYTASKAALQALSDSLRLELKPFGINVITVVPGAIRSNIGNSGLVGYNKMPEWKLYKPFEAAIRARVTFSQGPKSTPSEEFAKKTVSAILKKNPPAWFSSGHLSVIFAILYYMPIVVRDFVLRKAMKL; this is encoded by the exons ATGGAGTTCTACGGCCAACAAGTGGTTCTGATCACCGGCTGCTCGCAGGGTGGCATCGGCCACGCGCTGGCACGCGCCTTCGCCGACGAGGGCTGCCTGGTGGTGGCCACAGCCAGGTCTCTGAGCTCCATGGCCGATCTTGAGGACGACCCAAGATTCTTCCTTCAAGAATTGGACGTGGTTTCCGAGGAGAGCGTGAACGAAGTGGTGTCTACAGTGGTGGAGAAGTACGGCAGAATCGATGTGGTGGTGAACAATGCTGGAGTTCAGTGCGTGGGTCCACTCGCTGAAGTTCCTCTCTCTGCTCTGCACCACACGTTTGACACCAACGTTTATG GTCCCATGAGGTTGATACAAGCTGTTATCCCTCACATGGCGTCAAGGAGAAAGGGAAAGATTGTAAATGTTGGAAGTGTTAGTGCTTTGTCCCCTGGACCATGGTCTGGCGCTTACACAGCATCTAAAGCTGCTCTTCAAGCACTTAGTGATTCTTTAAG ATTGGAACTCAAGCCCTTTGGGATCAATGTAATCACTGTTGTACCTGGAGCTATTAGGTCAAACATTGGAAATTCTGGTTTAGTTGGCTACAACAAGATGCCTGAATGGAAATTATATAAACCTTTTGAGGCAGCAATTCGTGCTAGAGTGACTTTCTCACAAGGACCCAAATCAACCCCTTCAGAGGAGTTTGCGAAGAAGACAGTATCTGCCATTCTGAAGAAGAATCCACCAGCTTGGTTCTCTTCCGGTCACCTCTCTGTCATATTTGCAATCTTGTATTATATGCCAATCGTCGTTAGGGATTTTGTCCTGAGGAAAGCAATGAAACTTTGA